AATGGTGAAAAAGTAACAGCTGCTGTTGATATTCATCACATTATTTCATTCATGTCAACAGACAATGAAGAATTAAAATATCAACTATTCTATGATTACAGCAATTTAATGAGTTTGTGCAAAGAATGTCACCAGAAAATTCACAACCCAGCCAAAAAATAACAAAGAAAAACAACACAAAACAATGAATATCAACACTATAATAGAATTAAAATATGATGATTTACTAAAATATTGTAACAAAAATGTAATCAAGCAAAGAGAAGTTAATAATAAGTATCTGAACGATATAGAGGAACAAGATCTGTTGCACACATTACTAATTAGATTTCTGAAAAAATACAAGGATTTTGATTTTGAATCGCTGGAAATTGGCTATAATGTGATAAAAAAAGAGTTTTTAGGTGAAAAAAATAACTATTGGTTAATTGATAAACCTGATCAGCTTTCATTTATTCCGCTTTCGGAATTAAACAGTTTCAAACCAAATAATAATAATGAAGAATAAGAAAGAAAAAAGGGTAATACTAATTAAATAGTAATACCCTTTATTTATTAAAAAAATCTGGTTAGGGATTTATTTAAAGTTAATAATTGCACAAAGATATAATTACTTATTGATTGAAACAATATAATTATATATATCTGTATAATCGTTGGCTTCTGTCGTTAAATAACCATTTAAAGTCTTATAACCATTTTTGAAAAATTCATCAAAATCTCTAAATTCATCATTAACATATAATTCATTATTATTACTTTTAATTTCAATTCCGCCAACAAATATTTTATAAGTATATCGGTTACTTTTCAATTTGCTTTGTAATTTCATGAATAAGTTAAATGTTTTACCATTCCTTGTTTTTATCCGAATAATTTTATTAAATTTTTTGTCAGTGCTGACAATTGTTATCTTACTAATAAATATATCAATAGCCTCTCGAATATTTTCTTTTGATAGAACAATTTTACCATCAATATTTTTTATTGCTCTTTTAATTATGTCTATTTCATTTTTCAAATTTGCGATTCTTGTTACATATTTAGTCTTTTTTTGGTCCAGTTTTGCTGATTCTTCGTCATATAGTTCTGTATTTACTCTATTCTTTTGAAACATATTATTAAGTCTATTCTGTTCATTATCAATATTTTGTACTTCAATTAATTCAACATTAATTAATTTTTCTTTTTCTTCAATATCTAATACTAATTTATCAGTTGTTAAAGTTGATTGATAATCTTTTAAATCATTCATAACAAAATGGGTAATAATTGCATCAAGTCTTATGCTATTAATAAATGCGGTTGCGTTACATTCTATATCTTTTTCAACCCCAGTTGTGGCCGCACTCATACAATAATAAGATTTATGTACGTGATTATAATACATTGCATTACCGCAACCACCGCAAAAAACAAGTCCTCTTAACAGTCCGTTCTTTTTGCTGTTTCTAACACCATTCACATAATTACCATTTTTCATTTTCTTTTGCTGTACTTTTTCAAACACATCATTATCAATAATTTGAATATAATTATTTTTTCCAAGGTAATTTTCGCAATTTAACATGTTAGTTAATGAAGTTCTATTACTTAGTTCAATAACGTTATTAGATTTGAAAAAATCTGCGTAATATTTGATAGTCTTATTACTTGTCGCATATTCTTTAAACAACCATCTGACAGCATCCGCCCTTGTCATATTTAGTTGCTCTATAATTGTTGTGTCTTCAATAATCATCTTATTTTTTGCCACTTTATAGGCATAAGATAAATTTCCACCGACAAATTTTCCTTCTAATTTCATTTGTTCTTTTGCCGCTGCAAATCGTGAAAATTTTTCGTCCATTTCGTAGGCTGCAATATTTTTCAATATGTCAAATATCATTGATGTAAACTGATTTTCTTTTCCATCTTTATCAAGAATTGAAAGCGGTTGAGGGTTACATATAATAAGGTTTACCCCTAATTTTGTAATTGCTTCTTTAGCTTGTACAATGTCAAAGTTTTTTCTTCCTAATCTGGTC
This genomic interval from uncultured Bacteroides sp. contains the following:
- a CDS encoding HNH endonuclease signature motif containing protein — its product is MPTINKLPKKKRQTENSEKRTERKKWYNNTRWRKLRLQKLQDQPLCEECLKNGEKVTAAVDIHHIISFMSTDNEELKYQLFYDYSNLMSLCKECHQKIHNPAKK
- a CDS encoding recombinase family protein → MKKALLLARVSTEKQRESLDTQVIEMKRVAQVFNYDTFVIIKEVESALKLDYTDRSIIKQVMQCLNEDSEIETVVVFSMTRLGRKNFDIVQAKEAITKLGVNLIICNPQPLSILDKDGKENQFTSMIFDILKNIAAYEMDEKFSRFAAAKEQMKLEGKFVGGNLSYAYKVAKNKMIIEDTTIIEQLNMTRADAVRWLFKEYATSNKTIKYYADFFKSNNVIELSNRTSLTNMLNCENYLGKNNYIQIIDNDVFEKVQQKKMKNGNYVNGVRNSKKNGLLRGLVFCGGCGNAMYYNHVHKSYYCMSAATTGVEKDIECNATAFINSIRLDAIITHFVMNDLKDYQSTLTTDKLVLDIEEKEKLINVELIEVQNIDNEQNRLNNMFQKNRVNTELYDEESAKLDQKKTKYVTRIANLKNEIDIIKRAIKNIDGKIVLSKENIREAIDIFISKITIVSTDKKFNKIIRIKTRNGKTFNLFMKLQSKLKSNRYTYKIFVGGIEIKSNNNELYVNDEFRDFDEFFKNGYKTLNGYLTTEANDYTDIYNYIVSINK